The sequence GCCTTCGCCACCATGCCGATCGTGATCGTCGGCTATAGCGGTGGCTTTCTGCCGACCGCCTGGAGCCTAGAGGTCGGCGGCATCAGCGACCGAGTCCGCGGCGTCGTGTTGCTCGACGCGGTCTACGGCGAGATGGACAAGTTCGCCTCCTGGATCGAAAGCCATCGCTCCGGCTTCTTCGTCAGCGCCTACACGCGCTACACGGCGCGGCGCGACCGCGAGCTGATGAGCCTGCTGCGGCAGAAGGGCATCAGCGTCTCCGAGGACATGGACGGGCCGTTGCGCCCCGGCAGCGTCGTGTTCGTGGAGACCGGCGAAGGCATCACCCATCGCGACTACGTCACGCGGGCCTGGACGCGGGATCCGCTGAAGGACGTGCTGGTGAAGATGTCGGCGACGCCTTCGCTCGCGCTGACGCGCGTCGCCTCCACCAATCCATCCGCATCGAGCCGCTAAGCGCGATGAGTCTTGGATGAATCGTCGTCGCGCTGTGGCCTGTCGTTTGAGCATGATCTCTTCGGAAAACCGCTACGCAGCTTTCCGCGTCATGCTTTCGGCCGCGATCGCTCGGCCGTATCGGCCGAGCACGAGCCTGCTCGACCTCAGGTCTTTGGCAGCTTCGGAATGCTCTCGGCAAAGCCGTTGAAGCAGGCCAGTCGCTCGTCCTCTTCCTTGAAGAAACGGCAATCGGCGTAGCCCTTGGCCTTCGCCGGCTTCGGCTTCGGGGCCGGCGGAATCACGGCGTCGTAGCAGTTGAGACGGTCCTTGGTGCCGTCATCGATCTCGAGGCAGGCCTGGAGCCGCACCGCGATCGACTGCGGCTTGCCCTTCGGGGCGGCGGCAGCCTCTTTGGTCCCTTTCGGCTTGACCTGCACCAGCGGCTTGTCCCCCACCATCGGTGGCTTATCGGCTTGCGCGAACGCGGAGGCTGAATAGAGCACCGCGGCAACCGCCAGAATCATCCTCATTTCAGTCCACTCTCTTTGGTCCCCATCACCGGCCTTCTAGCGCCCTCACGCGCGGTTTGCCAAGCACCTTGCGCACGGGAAAGCGCGGGATTCAGGCCAGCGCGGCAGCAGCCGGCCGGGGCCGGGTCAGGACCACCAGAATCAGCGCCGTCACGACGAAACCGACCGCGACGAAGCCGAGCATGTGCAGGAGCTCGCGGGCGAACAGCAGCCCGCCGATGGCCGAGCCGACCGCCTGACCGATATAGAGGACGGACGTGTTGAGGGCGACGGTCGCCGACGCCAGCGACGGCGCGGCCGCGACCAACCGCACCTGCTGCATCGAATTGGTCGAGGCAAAGCCGAGGCCCCAGACCGCGACCGCGCCCGCCATCAACACCAACGTGCCGGCGCCGAGCGCCCAGCCCGTGATGCCCGCAAGCAGCAGAGAGGTGAACAGCAGCGAGGTGCGGTAAGGGCCCGAGGTGTCGACGATGCGGGTCGCGACGGCGACGCCGAGGAAGCCGCAGACGCCGTAGAGCGCGAACACCATGCCGATGGCATCGGGACCGGCGCCGGTCAGCTTGTTGAGCAGCGGACCCATATAGGTGAACACCACGAACTGTCCGGACATTTGCAGCATGGTGATCGCAAGCAGGAGCAGGATCGTCTTGCTGCGGCCGACCGCGGCCCAGGTCTTGATGTCGACCGGCGTGCCCTTCAGGTCCACCGGAAGACGCAGCATCAAGAGCAGGAAGCTGATGCAGCCGAGTGCGCCGATCCCGCCATAGGCGGCGCGCCAGCCATAGCGGCTGGCGATGAAAGTGATCAGCGGCAGGCCGACGGCCGCAGCGAGCGACCAGCCGAGGAAGATGTAGGCGATGGTGCTGCCGCGCCGCTCCACCGGCACGATCAGCGCCGCCGTGCCCGCAGCCTGCGGCGTATAGAGCGCACCGATCGCGAGCATCACCAGACGGATCGCGAGCAGGCTCGCATAGTCGGGGACAAAGGCCGAGGCGAGATTGCCGACGGCAAGCACCGCCAGCGTGGTCGTGAGCAGCGTCCGCCGTTCGATGCGGCTGGTCAGCCAGGCCGTCAGCGGCGAGCCGATGCACAACGTGATCGCACCGAAGGTGATCAGCAGCCCGGCCGCATGGATGCTGACGTCGAGCCCGCTCGCCAATTCCGGCAGCATGCCCGCCGGCGCCAGCACCGAGCAGCCGGTGACGATGTTGCCGAGCATCAGGGCGGTTGGCGCGAACCGAGGAGCGCGGGGCTTTTCCATGCAAATGCATGTAGAGCGGGCACTCAGCCAATGAAAGGCCCCTCGCGAAATAGTTGGCGCGCGCGGCGGCATTGCGCGCGGATTTTCTTGGAAATGCCCGATTGCGCAGGCCGAATCGCCTGATATATCGCTCGTTCCCGCTTACCTGCGCTCGTTCGCAGGAGTGAGCCTCAGGAGTAAAGCAATGACCGATCAGCCCAAATCCGAATCCGGCTTCCAGTACTCCCTCAGCAATCTGAAGCCCGTGACCCCCGCCGCCAAAGTCACCCTCACCTTCCCGGACGGCGCCCGGCGCGAATACGACAAGAGCATCACCGGCCTCGAGATCGCCAAGGGCATCTCGCCGTCGCTGGCCAAGCGCACGGTCGCGATTGCGCTCGACGGCGTCATCGCCGACCTCGACGATCCCATCGAAGCCGATGCCAAGATCGAGCTGATCAATCGCGACGATCCCCGCGCGCTCGAATTGATCCGCCACGACTGCGCCCACGTGCTCGCCGAAGCCGTGCAATCGCTGTGGCCCGGCACCCAGGTCACCATCGGCCCGGTGATCGAGAACGGCTTCTATTACGACTTCTTCCGCAACGAGCCGTTCACGCCGGAAGATTTTGCCGCGATCGAGAAGAAGATGCGCGAGATCATCGCGCGCGACAAACCCTTCACCAAGGAAGTCTGGGATCGCGAAAAGACCAAGCAGGTGTTCCGCGATAAGGGCGAGGCCTTCAAGGTCGAGCTGGTCGATGCCATTCCCGGCAACGAGCCAATCAAGATCTACTACCAGGGCGACTGGTTCGACCTCTGCCGCGGTCCGCACATGACCTCGACCGGCAAGGTCGGCAACGCCTTCAAGCTGATGAAGGTGGCCGGCGCTTATTGGCGCGGCGACAGCAACAACCCGATGCTGACCCGCATCTACGGCACCGCCTTCGCCAAGCAGGAGGACCTCGACGCTTACCTCAAGCAGATCGAGGAAGCCGAAAAGCGCGACCATCGCAAGCTCGGGCGCGAGCTCGACCTCTTCCATTTCCAGGAGGAAGGTCCGGGCGTCGTGTTCTGGCACCCGAAGGGCTGGACCATCTTCCAACAGCTGATCGCCTATATGCGGCGGCGTCTGACCGGCGACTACAGCGAGGTCAACGCGCCCCAGATCCTGGACAAGGTGCTGTGGGAGACCTCGGGCCATTGGGGCTGGTATCGCGAGAACATGTTCGCGGCGCAGTCGGCCGGCGACGAGGCCGAGGACAAGCGCTGGTTCGCGCTCAAGCCCATGAACTGCCCCGGTCATGTGCAGATCTTCAAACATGGCCTGAAGAGCTATCGCGACCTGCCGCTGCGCCTCGCCGAGTTTGGCGTGGTGCACCGCTACGAACCCTCCGGCGCCATGCACGGGTTGATGCGCGTGCGCGGCTTCACCCAGGACGATGCGCACGTCTTCTGCACCGAGGACCAGCTCGCCGATGAATGCCTGAAGATCAACGATCTGATCCTGTCCACCTATGCGGACTTCGGCTTCACCGGCGATCTCACCGTGAAGCTGTCGACCCGGCCGGAAAAGCGCGTCGGCACCGATGCGATGTGGGACCACGCCGAGCGCGTGATGGCGACAGTGCTGCGCGAGATCCAGTCGCAAAACAACCACATCAAGACCGAGATCAATCCGGGCGAAGGCGCCTTCTACGGGCCGAAGTTCGAATATGTGCTGCGCGACGCCATCGGCCGCGACTGGCAGTGCGGCACCACGCAGGTCGACTTCAACCTGCCGGAGCGGTTCGGGGCCTTCTACATCGACCATGACGGTGGCAAGAAGCCGCCGGTGATGGTGCATCGCGCGATCTGCGGCTCGATGGAGCGTTATATCGGCATCCTCATCGAGCACTATGCCGGCAACTTCCCGCTCTGGCTGTCGCCGGTGCAGGTGGTGGTCACCACCATCACCTCCGAGGCCGACGACTACGCCAAGCAGGTCGTCGAGCAGGCGCGCCGCGCAGGCCTTCGGGTCGAGATCGACCTGCGCAACGAGAAGATCAACTACAAGGTCCGCGAGCACTCGCTGGCCAAGATCCCGGCGCTGCTGGTGGTCGGCAAGAAGGAAGCTGAGACGCAATCGGTCTCGGTCCGCCGCCTCGGCAGCGACGGCCAGAAGGTGATGACGACGGTAGAGGCGATCACCGCCCTGCTCGACGAGGCGACCCCGCCGGACGTCCGGCGGGCGCGCGGCGCCGTCTGATCCCTGAAATCGGTCTAAACTCGCTTCCGGTTGCGGGCGTGCATGCCTATCTCGGGTCTGCACGCCCGCCGACCAGCTGAAGAGGATAACGCAGTGCGAGATGCCATCGAACTTCTGAAGACCCGCCGCTCGGTCAAGCCGCGCGAGATGACCGGGCCCGGCCCCTCGGCAGCCGAGCTCGAGACGATCCTCACCATCGGCGCGCGCGTGCCCGATCATGGCAAGCTGGCGCCCTGGCGCTTCATCATTTTCGAGGGCGACGCGCGCCAGCGTGCCGGCGAGGTGATCGCGAAGGTCTTCGCTCGGAAGAATCCCGGCGCGCCTGCCGCCGACGTCGAGGTCGAACGCAAGCGACTCATGGACGCACCGCTCGTGATCGGCATCGTCAGCTTCACCAAGCCGCATCCGAAGGTCCCGGCCTTCGAGCAGGAATTGTCGGCGGGCGCCAGCGCCATGAACATCGTCACGGCAGCAACCGCCCTCGGCTACGGCGCGTGCTGGCTGACCGGCTGGTTCTCCTTCGACCGCGACGTCCTCGATGGCCTCGGCCTCAAACCGGACGAAAAGCTCGCCGGCTTCATCCATGTGGGCACGCCGACCAAGCCGAGCGAAGACCGTCCGCGACCGTTCCTTTCGGAAATCGTGACGCGCTTTTAATCGAAGTCTTGTTGACGCCTCCGATGTCTTGCGGCTTTGTTCCCGACCAGGGAGGAAGCCCGGATGAGACGCCGTGAATTTCTGGTCGGGGCCGCGCTGCTGGCCGGCTCGATGGGACGAAGCCGCGCCGCCGCCAACATCCCCGCCCCGTCGCCCGACGGTCTCGATCGCATCACCGCCTATTTCAACAACGAGGTCGGAAGCGGCCGGCTGCCGGGCGCCGTGATCATGGTCCAGCAGCACGGCAAGCCGGTCTACCTCAAGACCTTCGGCGTACGCGACGTCACAACCGGCCTTGCCATGACGCCGGACACGATCTTCGCCATCCACTCGATGACTAAGCCGATCACGTGTCTCGGCGCGATGATGCTGATCGACGAGGGCAAGCTCGCGCTGACCGACCCCGTGTCGAAATACGTCCCTCTCTTCTCCCATACCAAGGTGGGCCTCGAGATCACCAAGCCGGACGGCAAGCTGGAGCTCGACCTCGTCCCGCCGGTCCGTCCCGTCAACATCGAGGATCTGCTGCGGCACACCTCGGGCATCAGCTACGACTATATCGGCGGCAAATGGGTCGAGCAGGCCTACAAGGCAGCTAACATTTTCGAGGGCCCCTTCGACAACAGGGAGTTCGCCGACCGCATCGCCAAGCTGCCGCTGGCGCGGCAGCCGGGAACGCTCTGGCGCTACGGCCATTCCACCGACGTGCTCGGCGCCGTCATCGAGATCATCTCGGGCCAGACGCTCTACGCGTTCCTGAAACAGCGCATCTTCGATCCGCTCGGCATGAGCAGCACCAAATTCGCGCTGACGACAGAGGACGAGCTGGCGCGGATGGCGCGGCCGTTGCCGAGCGATTTCATCCTGCTCGCTGCCGAACGCGAGCGCCTCAGCCATCCCGAATGGCAGTCCGGTGGCGGCGGGCTGCTCTCGACCATCACCGATTATCAGCGCTTCTCGCAGATGCTGCTCAACGGCGGCGAGTTCGAGGGCAAGCGCTATCTGAGCCCTGCCGCATTCAAGGCCATGACCACCGATCACATCGGCCCCGACTCCGGCGTCGGACGCGACTATTTCTATTTCCCGGGTGACGGCTTCGGCTATGGCTACGGCCTTGCGGTGCGAACCGATCCCGGCAACGCCAAACCGCCGCCGCCGGGCTCGCTCGGCGAGCTGAAATGGGACAGCGGCAGCGGCACCTATTTCGGCGTCGATCCCAAGCTCGACATGGTCTACCTCATGATGCAGCAGACCCAGAACGAGCGCAGCCGCATCACACCCGCGTTCAAGGCGCTGGTCTACGACTGCTACCCGGAAGCGTTACGCCGCCCGTGAGGCGCGCTGGCCGAAATCGACGAGCAGCTTTGCGATCTCGGCGGCGGGCCGCGCCGCGCTGAACAGGAAGCCCTGCACCTCGTTGCAGCCTTCGGCGCGCAGCCAGTCGAGCTGATCCTCGGTCTCGACGCCTTCCGCCGTCGTGGTGATGTTGAGGCTGCGGCCGAGACCGGAGATCGCCCGCACGATCGCGCTGCAATCGGGCCGCTGCGCCAGATCCTTGACGAAGGACCGGTCGATCTTGATCTTGTCGAAGGGGAAGCTGCGCAGATAGCTCAGACTCGAATAGCCGGTGCCGAAATCGTCCATGGAAATGCCGACGCCGAGCTCGCGCAGCTGATGCAGGATGGCGAGGTTGGCCTCGGTCTCCGCCAGGAAGATCGATTCGGTGATCTCGAGTTCGAGCCGCCGCGGCGACAGGCCGGACTGCGCCAGGGCCGAAATCACGATTTGAACCAGATTGCGGCTGCGGAACTGCGCCGGCGACAGATTGACCGCGACCTTGACGTCGGCCGGCCATTTGACGGCCTCAGCGCAGGCCTCGCGCAGCACCCATTCGCCGAGCTGGGTGATCAGACCGATGTCCTCGGCGACCGGAATGAACTCGGCGGGCGAGATCATGCCCTTCTCCGGATGACGCCAGCGCAGCAGCGACTCGAAGCCGGAGATGCGATCCGAGGCAATCGACACCAGCGGCTGGTAGTGCAGCTCGAACTCGCCATTGGCAAAGGCGCGGCGCAGATCGAGCTCCATGTCGCGGCGCTTCTGTGCCTGGAGGTCCATCTCGCGCTCGAAGAAATGGTGCATGCCGCCGCCGTCGGACTTGGCCCGGTACAGCGCCATGTCGGCATTGCGCATCAGCTCCTCGGACGTCGTGCCGTCGCCCGGCGACAGCGCGATGCCGATGCTGGCGCCGATCACCATCTCCTGGCCGTCGATGTCGTAGGGCGCCTTCAGCATGTCGATCAGCAGGGTCGCGCAAGCGCTGGCTTCGTTCGGCGAGACGTCAGCCGCGAGGATGACGGCAAACTCGTCGCCGCCGAGCCGGGCCGCGAGATTGGCACCGCGGACCGCGGTGGTGAGGCGTTCGGCAACCTGCTTGAGCAGGCGATCGCCCGCCGGATGGCCGAAGGAATCGTTGATGTTCTTGAACAGGTCGAGATCGATATAGAGCACGCCGACCCGTTTTCCTCCGGCCTGGTCCAGCGCCTGCTTCAACCGCTCCTGGAATTGTTCGCGGTTCGGCAGGTCGGTGAGCCCGTCATGATGGGCCATATGGGCGATCCGCGCCTCGGCCTTGCGCCGCTCGGTGATGTCGACCACCGCGACCAGATAGCCGTCGCGATCGCCGAAAGCGACGCGGCGGCCGAAGGTGAGCACCTCGATCTCGCTGCCGTCGGCGCGCAAATGCCGCCAGTTGCGCGAGGAATGATAGGAATCGCCAACGCGCTCGAGCGCCTCGGCGTGGCTCTCCCACTCGTCCTCGGGCCAGATCTCGTGCAGCCTCATGCGCAGGAAGGTGGCACGGCTGTAGCCGTAATGCTGGACCGCGGCGTCGTTGACGCTGAGGAAATGCTTGGTCTCGGCATCGAACACCCACATCGGCATCGGGTTGTTGTCGAACAGCAGGCGGAACGAGGCGTCACGCCGCTTTAAGGCGGTCACGTCGGAGATCGTCAGCGAGACCACGTCGGCGAAGGCGATGGCGCTGAGCCTGAGGTAGCGGCCCTCGTTCTCGATCTCGAGCTGTTCGCCGCGGCCGCCCGAGACGGCCTCGAGCAGAAATTCCATCACCTCGGGCGCAGCCAATAGCGTGCTTCCCTCACGGACCCGCCGCCACAACAGGCTTCCGGCCGCGGCCTTCAGCAGCGCGCCTGCGCTCCTGTTGTGGTGCACGACCTGGAGATCGAACGGCCTGCCCGCAGCATCGCGCAACGTTGCCAGCGAGACGACCGCGTCGTCGGTCGCCGAGAAAATCGCATCGAGCAGATTATATTGCGTGCCGCGCTCGTTGACGTAGGCGCCAACCAGCGTGGCGCCCCAGCGCGAGGCGGTCGGCAGCGCGAGCAGATCGTAGATCCTCACCATGCCGTCCCGCACGCAATGCGCGCTCGCGTGATGCGGCTGTCCCGTCGCAAGCGCGATCGCCGCTGCCTCCGTCAGCGCCGTGGCGCAATCGGGCGACAGCTCCGCGACCGGAATGTCCCAGCGCTCCTCGCCGAGCCATTTCTGCACGTAACGTCCGCTGCGCGACAATTCGAGCGCGCCCTCACCCCTGAGCAGCGCGATGTGGTCGGCGAGCCGACCGAGGCTGCCGAGCATCACGTCCTCGTAGCGCGGCAACCGTTCGCCGGGCTTCAACGCGGCACGCCATTTGCGCCGAAGCACCGGGATGTCATCGAACATTTCGGCGGCCGGTTTTCCCGACACTTTCTTCGCGGCAGTCATGGCAGTCCCCAACGCACTATCCCGGCGCATCCAATGCGGAGGCACTTAACGGCGTGTAAAAGCAACGCAGACGCGGGTTCCGTTCGGTGATTATGACAGTTTTAAGTCAGGCGTTGGTTAGTGGGGGTTAGAGACTATGACGGTTGTGCAAACTGCCACGCAGAGCGCGATGACGCGGTGTATCGCGACGATCACTTCTCGTGTCCCGGGCGCGCTGCAACGCGCAAGCGTTGCTGCGCAGAGCCGGGACCCAGGACGCCGCAGGACTGGCTGGTGCATGGGCCCCGGCTCTGCAGCGCACCGTCGAAGAGACGCTGCGCTGCGTCCGGGGCACGAGAGTGGAGTTTGGCGCACGGAAACCTCCGCCGTCATTGCGAGCGGAGCGAAGCAATCCAGACTGCTTCCGCGGAAACAGTCTGGATTGCTTCGTCGCAAGGGCTCCTCGCAATGAGAATGGGGCGACATGGTCGCTTCATCGTTCGCATCTTTGATTGTAGACATACCTTCGCAGCCTCGCGGCTGATCTCGCCCGAGCTTTGCGTCGATGCCTCACCCTCGATTGAAAAGGGCGCAGGGAAGACCGGGTGCCGGCCGGGCACCCACGGTCCACTGTGCGAAAGCGTGTGCTTTACAAGATTGCACAGCGGCATACAGGTGAAGCCAAGCAACCGGCCTTCCCTGCGCAGTGGTTTTACGGCTTATGTCGTGCTCTCCCTGGGGAGCGATGCACTATTGCCCCCGTCGCCTTGCGGATGGCTGATGCGCGCGCCCGGTTGGGCCGCCACATCACCGCAAGACTTGGCGCACAGACCCCGGGCGCCAGGACGACACGATTTTACCGTACGCGAACCGCACCCGTCGTTGACGCGACGCGTTCGCTCACGGTTGCCCGCCCTGCGAAGCTTTTCGCGCCGGTGTGACCCACGTCCACCGCCGCCCGGCCCGCGTTCGTGACGATCGCGATACGCCCCTCTTCGTTGGGCCGGGTTGCGGCGATACGTACGCCGTTTCCGAATTTCGGTAAAGAAGAATGTTTTTGACGGTGTCCGTTGACCTACGACTGGCGTGTTTTGCCCGGCGGGCAACGCAAGGTCTTGTAGCCCGGATGAGCGCAGCGACATCCGGGATTCTGCCGGCAGCGTCCCGGGTATCGCTTCCGCCTTCGCTCGTTGAGCTACGGCGGACAAGTCGCTCACGCGGGCTACGGGAATGTGCGCGCAGGAACGCCGCTAATCCTCGCTCGAGGCGGCGGAGCGGTTGTGCAGATAGGCCTGCGACAACAGGAAGAACAAGGCGCGCTCGCCTTGATATTTGGCGGACGGCCGGGTGCGCTCGAAGCCGTCGGCAAAGACCTTGCCGGACTGGCCGCACACTTGCCATCGCCAGCCGAACCGCTTGCGCCTGGTGAGGATCACTTCGAACATGCCGACGGGCTAGGTCCCCTGCTCCTGCCGGTCTCGCAAGGCACGCGCCTGCTCCGGCCTCCCCCGTTAGACGGATGCCCGACATATAACGCAGCAGGATGGAAAGAGAATAAAATTGATGATCGGAAATTGGTCTCTTCCACCGCCGTGGTGAACTCGCGGAGCGCTGGAATAAGACGGCGCGAACGGTGTTCGTTCAAGTCCTTCGCGGCAGCCTGATAGCGCTCACAGCGTATTCAAGGCGGTACACAAGAAGCGGCAAACGGTGAGCATCCGCTCACCCGACACGCGACGACGAAGGTAACTGGGGGTAGATCGTTCGTGCGCCAGATGAGAGATATCGCGCCTGAAGGCAAAGGCGGCGCATGGCATGCGGCATTGCCGAAGGTCTATCGCGCGACAACCTCGACTTCGCCGTCGACGCCGTTCACGACGTTGAAGCCGCGCTCGTAGACTTTACCTTCGTTCTTGGCGATGGCGCGGTATTCGCCTTCGGAGAGGACGACGCGCGGGAAGGCGCCGATCGATTCCTTGATGACGTCGCCGCCCGGGGTGATCACCGACCAGGCGGTGTTGGCGAGCGCCTCGCCGCCCCTGTCGCTGACGAGCTTGAGCGTGATCACGGCGGCGCGGTGGGTGATGGTGACGTCGGTGAGCTTGCCGGCCTGGACGCGGATGTCCGAGCGCACCACCGAATTGGCGTCGCCATAGTTGGAGACGATGTAATAGGTGCCTTCCGGGATGAGCACGACGTCGCCGGCGGCGACGTTGGGCACCAGCGAGGCGCGCTCGCCGGATTCGAACTGGCTGCCCTTGTAGATCGAGAACGAGATCTGGTTTTGCGGAATGCGGCTGGTGCCGACGCGGCCCTCGATGCGCAGGCCGCCGGCGGGCAGGACGAAGGATTCGCGATCCGTCTCCGCCTTCAGGCTGACGGTGCGCACCGCGCTGACGAGGCCGAAGGCGACGTGGACGACGTAATTGCCCGGCGGCAGCACGATGTTGGGCGCGGCATTGCGGTCCTCGCGGATCAGCTTGAAGGTGCCGTTCTCGTCGGGACGGTCGGCGAACACGCGCCAGACCAGGCCGCTGGTGATAGCGGGCGAATCCTTGCCGTATCTCGCGGTCAGCGACAGCACGCCCTGGCCCGGCACGGCTGCATTCAGCGGCGCGGCCGGCGGTACGGTCGTGACCGCGGGCGGCGGCATGCTGGGCGAGAGCGGCTGCATCAGCGTCGGCGGCAGGCTCGGAGGGCCGGCGCCCGGCCCGGAGGGTGCGGCCAGATTGATGGCGGCGCCGGGATCGGGCACCGAAGCAGGGGGCACCGGCGGCGGACGATCGGAGAAAAGCTGCGCCTGAGCGGCGCTCTGGCCCAAGACCATGAGGCAGGCGGCAAGGCTCAGCGCCGGCAGCAGCCGAACGCTGCGCCGCCATCCGATGATGCCGTCACCCCCGCGTGTCATGCCTCCTGCTTTTCACCGAAAACGCGGCAAATTCAAGCCTCGGAACCCCCAAGGAAATACGGTTCTGGGGAACCCGATTGCCGCCTGCGTGATTGGCCGAGGACGACCAGCCGTCGCCACACTGCTGCCCCCTGCTTCCCGAACGGTATAAACCATGCTTCACCCTCGTTATGGCGGAGCGGAGGTGCGGCGCCTACTCTGGTGTGAGGCTGGCCCGGGCAGGAGAGTTTTTCGGTGCTGGAAATTTTGAAAGGTCGGGGCGCGAACGGCTCCAACGGGGAAAAAGCGGGGGAGAAGGTGGGGCTCGGCACCACCCGCCGGCCGGTCATCGGCCTTGCCCTCGGCGGTGGCGCGGCGCGCGGCTTTGCCCATATCGGGATCATCAGAACTCTGATCGCCAATGGGATCGTGCCCGACGTCGTGGTCGGCACCTCCATCGGCGCCGTGGTCGGCGGACTTCATGCGGCCGGCCGGCTGGATACGTTCGAAGATTGGGGGCGCAGCCTGCAGGGCATGCGCAACATCCTCGGCTATCTCGATATCCGCCTGAATGGCTCCGGGCTGCTCGGCGGCGAGAAATTGGCAACCCGGCTCGAGGAGGCGGTCGGACAGGCCCTGATCGAGGACCTCCCGATCAAGTTCGCCGCCGTGGCGACCGAGGTCCGCACCGGCCACGAGATCTGGCTGACACGCGGCCGCGTGGTCGATGCGATGCGCGCCTCCTATGCGCTGCCCGGCATCTTCGCGCCCGTCCTGATCGGCGACCGTTGGCTGGTCGACGGCGCGCTGGTCAATCCGGTGCCGGTCTCGGCCGCCCGCGCGCTCGGCGCCGAAATCGTCATCGCCGCGAATCTTTCCAGCGACATCTTCACCCATTCCACGACGATCTATTCGCACGGCGCGATGCCCGCGCCAGTGGCAG comes from Bradyrhizobium sp. CCGE-LA001 and encodes:
- a CDS encoding MFS transporter, coding for MEKPRAPRFAPTALMLGNIVTGCSVLAPAGMLPELASGLDVSIHAAGLLITFGAITLCIGSPLTAWLTSRIERRTLLTTTLAVLAVGNLASAFVPDYASLLAIRLVMLAIGALYTPQAAGTAALIVPVERRGSTIAYIFLGWSLAAAVGLPLITFIASRYGWRAAYGGIGALGCISFLLLMLRLPVDLKGTPVDIKTWAAVGRSKTILLLLAITMLQMSGQFVVFTYMGPLLNKLTGAGPDAIGMVFALYGVCGFLGVAVATRIVDTSGPYRTSLLFTSLLLAGITGWALGAGTLVLMAGAVAVWGLGFASTNSMQQVRLVAAAPSLASATVALNTSVLYIGQAVGSAIGGLLFARELLHMLGFVAVGFVVTALILVVLTRPRPAAAALA
- the thrS gene encoding threonine--tRNA ligase, whose amino-acid sequence is MTDQPKSESGFQYSLSNLKPVTPAAKVTLTFPDGARREYDKSITGLEIAKGISPSLAKRTVAIALDGVIADLDDPIEADAKIELINRDDPRALELIRHDCAHVLAEAVQSLWPGTQVTIGPVIENGFYYDFFRNEPFTPEDFAAIEKKMREIIARDKPFTKEVWDREKTKQVFRDKGEAFKVELVDAIPGNEPIKIYYQGDWFDLCRGPHMTSTGKVGNAFKLMKVAGAYWRGDSNNPMLTRIYGTAFAKQEDLDAYLKQIEEAEKRDHRKLGRELDLFHFQEEGPGVVFWHPKGWTIFQQLIAYMRRRLTGDYSEVNAPQILDKVLWETSGHWGWYRENMFAAQSAGDEAEDKRWFALKPMNCPGHVQIFKHGLKSYRDLPLRLAEFGVVHRYEPSGAMHGLMRVRGFTQDDAHVFCTEDQLADECLKINDLILSTYADFGFTGDLTVKLSTRPEKRVGTDAMWDHAERVMATVLREIQSQNNHIKTEINPGEGAFYGPKFEYVLRDAIGRDWQCGTTQVDFNLPERFGAFYIDHDGGKKPPVMVHRAICGSMERYIGILIEHYAGNFPLWLSPVQVVVTTITSEADDYAKQVVEQARRAGLRVEIDLRNEKINYKVREHSLAKIPALLVVGKKEAETQSVSVRRLGSDGQKVMTTVEAITALLDEATPPDVRRARGAV
- a CDS encoding nitroreductase family protein, with translation MRDAIELLKTRRSVKPREMTGPGPSAAELETILTIGARVPDHGKLAPWRFIIFEGDARQRAGEVIAKVFARKNPGAPAADVEVERKRLMDAPLVIGIVSFTKPHPKVPAFEQELSAGASAMNIVTAATALGYGACWLTGWFSFDRDVLDGLGLKPDEKLAGFIHVGTPTKPSEDRPRPFLSEIVTRF
- a CDS encoding serine hydrolase domain-containing protein → MRRREFLVGAALLAGSMGRSRAAANIPAPSPDGLDRITAYFNNEVGSGRLPGAVIMVQQHGKPVYLKTFGVRDVTTGLAMTPDTIFAIHSMTKPITCLGAMMLIDEGKLALTDPVSKYVPLFSHTKVGLEITKPDGKLELDLVPPVRPVNIEDLLRHTSGISYDYIGGKWVEQAYKAANIFEGPFDNREFADRIAKLPLARQPGTLWRYGHSTDVLGAVIEIISGQTLYAFLKQRIFDPLGMSSTKFALTTEDELARMARPLPSDFILLAAERERLSHPEWQSGGGGLLSTITDYQRFSQMLLNGGEFEGKRYLSPAAFKAMTTDHIGPDSGVGRDYFYFPGDGFGYGYGLAVRTDPGNAKPPPPGSLGELKWDSGSGTYFGVDPKLDMVYLMMQQTQNERSRITPAFKALVYDCYPEALRRP
- a CDS encoding putative bifunctional diguanylate cyclase/phosphodiesterase, which gives rise to MTAAKKVSGKPAAEMFDDIPVLRRKWRAALKPGERLPRYEDVMLGSLGRLADHIALLRGEGALELSRSGRYVQKWLGEERWDIPVAELSPDCATALTEAAAIALATGQPHHASAHCVRDGMVRIYDLLALPTASRWGATLVGAYVNERGTQYNLLDAIFSATDDAVVSLATLRDAAGRPFDLQVVHHNRSAGALLKAAAGSLLWRRVREGSTLLAAPEVMEFLLEAVSGGRGEQLEIENEGRYLRLSAIAFADVVSLTISDVTALKRRDASFRLLFDNNPMPMWVFDAETKHFLSVNDAAVQHYGYSRATFLRMRLHEIWPEDEWESHAEALERVGDSYHSSRNWRHLRADGSEIEVLTFGRRVAFGDRDGYLVAVVDITERRKAEARIAHMAHHDGLTDLPNREQFQERLKQALDQAGGKRVGVLYIDLDLFKNINDSFGHPAGDRLLKQVAERLTTAVRGANLAARLGGDEFAVILAADVSPNEASACATLLIDMLKAPYDIDGQEMVIGASIGIALSPGDGTTSEELMRNADMALYRAKSDGGGMHHFFEREMDLQAQKRRDMELDLRRAFANGEFELHYQPLVSIASDRISGFESLLRWRHPEKGMISPAEFIPVAEDIGLITQLGEWVLREACAEAVKWPADVKVAVNLSPAQFRSRNLVQIVISALAQSGLSPRRLELEITESIFLAETEANLAILHQLRELGVGISMDDFGTGYSSLSYLRSFPFDKIKIDRSFVKDLAQRPDCSAIVRAISGLGRSLNITTTAEGVETEDQLDWLRAEGCNEVQGFLFSAARPAAEIAKLLVDFGQRASRAA
- a CDS encoding patatin-like phospholipase family protein, producing the protein MLEILKGRGANGSNGEKAGEKVGLGTTRRPVIGLALGGGAARGFAHIGIIRTLIANGIVPDVVVGTSIGAVVGGLHAAGRLDTFEDWGRSLQGMRNILGYLDIRLNGSGLLGGEKLATRLEEAVGQALIEDLPIKFAAVATEVRTGHEIWLTRGRVVDAMRASYALPGIFAPVLIGDRWLVDGALVNPVPVSAARALGAEIVIAANLSSDIFTHSTTIYSHGAMPAPVAVVPEVSTAKRRFPRFFSPEKTMKREFFGGGGRPGISSVMVDAFNIMQDRITRARLAGDPPDLLITPRVGQFGWFDFHRSEDLIAHGTRAAERALDSIQEAIHVLAPPPEGAAPTAQE